One Equus quagga isolate Etosha38 chromosome 5, UCLA_HA_Equagga_1.0, whole genome shotgun sequence genomic window carries:
- the RTKN gene encoding rhotekin isoform X1: MFSRNHRSRVTVARGSALEMEFKRGRFRLSLFSDPPEDTELQRKLDHEIRMREGACKLLAACSQREQALEATKSLLVCNSRILNYMGELQRRKEAQVLGKTGRRPSDSGPPAERSPCRGRVCISDLRIPLMWKDTEYFKNKGDLHRWAVFLLLQLGEHIQDTEMILVDRTLTDISFQNSVLFSEAGPDFELRLELYGACMEEEGALVGAPKRLATKLSSSLGRSSGRRVRASLESAGGSGSSPILLPTPTVGGPRYHLLAHTTLTLAAVQDGFRTHDLTLASHEENPAWLPLYGSVCCRLVAQPLCMTQPTATGTLRVQQAGELQDWARVHGVLKGTNLFCYRQPEDLDTGEEPLFTIAINKETRVRAGDLDQAAGRPFTLSISNQYGEDEVTHTLQTESRGALQSWMEALWQLFFDMSQWKQCCDEVMKIETPAPRKPPQVLAKQGSLYHEMAIEPLDDIAAVTDILAQREGARLETPPPWLVMFTEQPALPSPCSPASVAPAPARTHPLPWGRPRTFSLDAVPPDHSLGASCSVAPLPQQRSPRSRGLCSKGPPRTWLQSPV, from the exons ATGTTCTCCCGAAACCACCGGAGCCGGGTCACCGTGGCCAGGGGCTCCGCCCTGGAGATGGAGTTCAAACGCGGCCGCTTCCGACTCAGCCTCTTCAGCGACCCGCCCGAG GACACAGAGTTGCAGAGAAAGCTAGACCATGAGATTCGGATGAGGGAAGGGGCCTGCAAGCTGCTGGCGGCCTGCTCCCAGCGTGAGCAGGCTCTGGAGGCCACCAAGAGCCTGCTGGTGTGCAACAGCCGCATTCTCAACTACATGGGCGAGCTGCAGCGACGCAAGGAAGCGCAGGTGCTGGGGAAGACAGGCCGGCG GCCTTCTGACAGTGGGCCACCCGCTGAGCGCTCCCCCTGCCGCGGCCGGGTCTGCATCTCTG ACCTCCGGATTCCACTCATGTGGAAGGACACAGAATATTTCAAGAACAAAGGCG ACTTGCACCGCTGGGCTGTGTTCCTGCTGCTGCAGCTAGGGGAACACATTCAGGACACAGAGATGATCCTGGTGGATAGGACCCTCACTGACATCTCCTTTCAGAACAGTGTGCTCTT CTCTGAGGCAGGGCCAGACTTTGAACTGCGGCTGGAGCTGTATGGGGCCTGCATGGAAGAGGAGGGGGCCCTGGTTGGCGCCCCCAAGAGGCTTGCCACCAAACTCAGCAGCTCCCTGGGCCGCTCCTCAGGGAGGCGTGTCCGGGCATCGCTGGAGAGTGCTGGGGGTTCGGGGAGCAGTCCCATCCTGCTCCCCACCCCGACTGTGGG TGGTCCTCGTTACCACCTCTTGGCTCACACCACGCTCACCCTGGCAGCAGTGCAAGATGGGTTCCGCACACACGACCTCACCCTCGCCAGCCACg AAGAGAACCCCGCCTGGCTGCCCCTTTACGGTAGCGTGTGTTGCCGCCTGGTGGCTCAGCCTCTCTGCATGACTCAGCCTACCGCCACTGGTACCCTCAGGGTGCAG CAAGCTGGGGAGCTGCAGGACTGGGCGCGAGTGCATGGAGTCCTGAAAGGCACAAACCTCTTCTGTTACCGGCAACCTGAAGACTTGGATACTGGGGAAGAGCCGCTGTTTACTATTGCGATCAACAAG GAGACTCGAGTCCGGGCAGGGGACCTAGACCAGGCCGCAGGCCGGCCCTTCACTCTGAGCATCAGTAACCAGTATGGGGAGGACGAGGTGACACACACCCTTCAGACAGAGAGTCGGGGAGCCCTGCAGAGCTGGATGGAGGCTCTGTGGCAGCTTTTCTTTGATATGA GTCAGTGGAAGCAGTGCTGTGATGAAGTCATGAAAATTGAAACCCCCGCTCCCCGGAAACCACCCCAAGTCCTGGCCAAGCAGGGGTCCTTGTACCATGAGATGG CTATTGAGCCGCTGGATGACATCGCAGCGGTGACAGACATCCTGGCCCAGCGGGAGGGCGCGAGGCTGGAGACGCCCCCACCCTGGCTAGTGATGTTTACAGAGCAGCCTGCCCTGCCTAGTCCCTGCTcgcctgcttcagtggccccagccccagcccggacccaccccctgccctgggggCGACCCCGAACGTTCTCCCTGGACGCTGTCCCCCCAGACCACTCCCTTGGGGCTTCCTGCTCGGTGGCCCCTCTTCCCCAGCAGCGATCCCCACGGTCCAGAGGACTCTGCAGCAAAGGCCCACCCCGCACTTGGCTCCAGTCACCAGTGTGA
- the RTKN gene encoding rhotekin isoform X3: MFSRNHRSRVTVARGSALEMEFKRGRFRLSLFSDPPEDTELQRKLDHEIRMREGACKLLAACSQREQALEATKSLLVCNSRILNYMGELQRRKEAQVLGKTGRRPSDSGPPAERSPCRGRVCISDLRIPLMWKDTEYFKNKGDLHRWAVFLLLQLGEHIQDTEMILVDRTLTDISFQNSVLFSEAGPDFELRLELYGACMEEEGALVGAPKRLATKLSSSLGRSSGRRVRASLESAGGSGSSPILLPTPTVGGPRYHLLAHTTLTLAAVQDGFRTHDLTLASHEENPAWLPLYGSVCCRLVAQPLCMTQPTATGTLRVQQAGELQDWARVHGVLKGTNLFCYRQPEDLDTGEEPLFTIAINKETRVRAGDLDQAAGRPFTLSISNQYGEDEVTHTLQTESRGALQSWMEALWQLFFDMSQWKQCCDEVMKIETPAPRKPPQVLAKQGSLYHEMAIPTVQRTLQQRPTPHLAPVTSVREKGAGNRIWPEEEMTYVQLGSGHGAVFSRLASLASPSSAGLGVGWGGGTEAPLKLWLPWC; encoded by the exons ATGTTCTCCCGAAACCACCGGAGCCGGGTCACCGTGGCCAGGGGCTCCGCCCTGGAGATGGAGTTCAAACGCGGCCGCTTCCGACTCAGCCTCTTCAGCGACCCGCCCGAG GACACAGAGTTGCAGAGAAAGCTAGACCATGAGATTCGGATGAGGGAAGGGGCCTGCAAGCTGCTGGCGGCCTGCTCCCAGCGTGAGCAGGCTCTGGAGGCCACCAAGAGCCTGCTGGTGTGCAACAGCCGCATTCTCAACTACATGGGCGAGCTGCAGCGACGCAAGGAAGCGCAGGTGCTGGGGAAGACAGGCCGGCG GCCTTCTGACAGTGGGCCACCCGCTGAGCGCTCCCCCTGCCGCGGCCGGGTCTGCATCTCTG ACCTCCGGATTCCACTCATGTGGAAGGACACAGAATATTTCAAGAACAAAGGCG ACTTGCACCGCTGGGCTGTGTTCCTGCTGCTGCAGCTAGGGGAACACATTCAGGACACAGAGATGATCCTGGTGGATAGGACCCTCACTGACATCTCCTTTCAGAACAGTGTGCTCTT CTCTGAGGCAGGGCCAGACTTTGAACTGCGGCTGGAGCTGTATGGGGCCTGCATGGAAGAGGAGGGGGCCCTGGTTGGCGCCCCCAAGAGGCTTGCCACCAAACTCAGCAGCTCCCTGGGCCGCTCCTCAGGGAGGCGTGTCCGGGCATCGCTGGAGAGTGCTGGGGGTTCGGGGAGCAGTCCCATCCTGCTCCCCACCCCGACTGTGGG TGGTCCTCGTTACCACCTCTTGGCTCACACCACGCTCACCCTGGCAGCAGTGCAAGATGGGTTCCGCACACACGACCTCACCCTCGCCAGCCACg AAGAGAACCCCGCCTGGCTGCCCCTTTACGGTAGCGTGTGTTGCCGCCTGGTGGCTCAGCCTCTCTGCATGACTCAGCCTACCGCCACTGGTACCCTCAGGGTGCAG CAAGCTGGGGAGCTGCAGGACTGGGCGCGAGTGCATGGAGTCCTGAAAGGCACAAACCTCTTCTGTTACCGGCAACCTGAAGACTTGGATACTGGGGAAGAGCCGCTGTTTACTATTGCGATCAACAAG GAGACTCGAGTCCGGGCAGGGGACCTAGACCAGGCCGCAGGCCGGCCCTTCACTCTGAGCATCAGTAACCAGTATGGGGAGGACGAGGTGACACACACCCTTCAGACAGAGAGTCGGGGAGCCCTGCAGAGCTGGATGGAGGCTCTGTGGCAGCTTTTCTTTGATATGA GTCAGTGGAAGCAGTGCTGTGATGAAGTCATGAAAATTGAAACCCCCGCTCCCCGGAAACCACCCCAAGTCCTGGCCAAGCAGGGGTCCTTGTACCATGAGATGG CGATCCCCACGGTCCAGAGGACTCTGCAGCAAAGGCCCACCCCGCACTTGGCTCCAGTCACCAGTGTGAGAGAGAAGGGTGCTGGCAACAGGATCTGGCCAGAAGAGGAGATGACCTATGTGCAGTTGGGCTCTGGACATGGCGCTGTCTTTAGCAGGTTGGCCAGCTTGGCCTCCCCTTCTTCTGCTGGACTGGGAgtaggctggggagggggaacaGAAGCCCCTCTTAAGCTGTGGTTGCCATGGTGCTGA
- the RTKN gene encoding rhotekin isoform X2 yields the protein MQDRLHILEDLNMLYIRQMALSLEDTELQRKLDHEIRMREGACKLLAACSQREQALEATKSLLVCNSRILNYMGELQRRKEAQVLGKTGRRPSDSGPPAERSPCRGRVCISDLRIPLMWKDTEYFKNKGDLHRWAVFLLLQLGEHIQDTEMILVDRTLTDISFQNSVLFSEAGPDFELRLELYGACMEEEGALVGAPKRLATKLSSSLGRSSGRRVRASLESAGGSGSSPILLPTPTVGGPRYHLLAHTTLTLAAVQDGFRTHDLTLASHEENPAWLPLYGSVCCRLVAQPLCMTQPTATGTLRVQQAGELQDWARVHGVLKGTNLFCYRQPEDLDTGEEPLFTIAINKETRVRAGDLDQAAGRPFTLSISNQYGEDEVTHTLQTESRGALQSWMEALWQLFFDMSQWKQCCDEVMKIETPAPRKPPQVLAKQGSLYHEMAIEPLDDIAAVTDILAQREGARLETPPPWLVMFTEQPALPSPCSPASVAPAPARTHPLPWGRPRTFSLDAVPPDHSLGASCSVAPLPQQRSPRSRGLCSKGPPRTWLQSPV from the exons ATGCAGGACAGATTGCACATCCTGGAGGACCTGAATATGCTCTACATTCGGCAGATGGCGCTCAGCCTGGAG GACACAGAGTTGCAGAGAAAGCTAGACCATGAGATTCGGATGAGGGAAGGGGCCTGCAAGCTGCTGGCGGCCTGCTCCCAGCGTGAGCAGGCTCTGGAGGCCACCAAGAGCCTGCTGGTGTGCAACAGCCGCATTCTCAACTACATGGGCGAGCTGCAGCGACGCAAGGAAGCGCAGGTGCTGGGGAAGACAGGCCGGCG GCCTTCTGACAGTGGGCCACCCGCTGAGCGCTCCCCCTGCCGCGGCCGGGTCTGCATCTCTG ACCTCCGGATTCCACTCATGTGGAAGGACACAGAATATTTCAAGAACAAAGGCG ACTTGCACCGCTGGGCTGTGTTCCTGCTGCTGCAGCTAGGGGAACACATTCAGGACACAGAGATGATCCTGGTGGATAGGACCCTCACTGACATCTCCTTTCAGAACAGTGTGCTCTT CTCTGAGGCAGGGCCAGACTTTGAACTGCGGCTGGAGCTGTATGGGGCCTGCATGGAAGAGGAGGGGGCCCTGGTTGGCGCCCCCAAGAGGCTTGCCACCAAACTCAGCAGCTCCCTGGGCCGCTCCTCAGGGAGGCGTGTCCGGGCATCGCTGGAGAGTGCTGGGGGTTCGGGGAGCAGTCCCATCCTGCTCCCCACCCCGACTGTGGG TGGTCCTCGTTACCACCTCTTGGCTCACACCACGCTCACCCTGGCAGCAGTGCAAGATGGGTTCCGCACACACGACCTCACCCTCGCCAGCCACg AAGAGAACCCCGCCTGGCTGCCCCTTTACGGTAGCGTGTGTTGCCGCCTGGTGGCTCAGCCTCTCTGCATGACTCAGCCTACCGCCACTGGTACCCTCAGGGTGCAG CAAGCTGGGGAGCTGCAGGACTGGGCGCGAGTGCATGGAGTCCTGAAAGGCACAAACCTCTTCTGTTACCGGCAACCTGAAGACTTGGATACTGGGGAAGAGCCGCTGTTTACTATTGCGATCAACAAG GAGACTCGAGTCCGGGCAGGGGACCTAGACCAGGCCGCAGGCCGGCCCTTCACTCTGAGCATCAGTAACCAGTATGGGGAGGACGAGGTGACACACACCCTTCAGACAGAGAGTCGGGGAGCCCTGCAGAGCTGGATGGAGGCTCTGTGGCAGCTTTTCTTTGATATGA GTCAGTGGAAGCAGTGCTGTGATGAAGTCATGAAAATTGAAACCCCCGCTCCCCGGAAACCACCCCAAGTCCTGGCCAAGCAGGGGTCCTTGTACCATGAGATGG CTATTGAGCCGCTGGATGACATCGCAGCGGTGACAGACATCCTGGCCCAGCGGGAGGGCGCGAGGCTGGAGACGCCCCCACCCTGGCTAGTGATGTTTACAGAGCAGCCTGCCCTGCCTAGTCCCTGCTcgcctgcttcagtggccccagccccagcccggacccaccccctgccctgggggCGACCCCGAACGTTCTCCCTGGACGCTGTCCCCCCAGACCACTCCCTTGGGGCTTCCTGCTCGGTGGCCCCTCTTCCCCAGCAGCGATCCCCACGGTCCAGAGGACTCTGCAGCAAAGGCCCACCCCGCACTTGGCTCCAGTCACCAGTGTGA
- the RTKN gene encoding rhotekin isoform X5 — protein MFSRNHRSRVTVARGSALEMEFKRGRFRLSLFSDPPEDTELQRKLDHEIRMREGACKLLAACSQREQALEATKSLLVCNSRILNYMGELQRRKEAQVLGKTGRRPSDSGPPAERSPCRGRVCISDLRIPLMWKDTEYFKNKGDLHRWAVFLLLQLGEHIQDTEMILVDRTLTDISFQNSVLFSEAGPDFELRLELYGACMEEEGALVGAPKRLATKLSSSLGRSSGRRVRASLESAGGSGSSPILLPTPTVGGPRYHLLAHTTLTLAAVQDGFRTHDLTLASHEENPAWLPLYGSVCCRLVAQPLCMTQPTATGTLRVQQAGELQDWARVHGVLKGTNLFCYRQPEDLDTGEEPLFTIAINKETRVRAGDLDQAAGRPFTLSISNQYGEDEVTHTLQTESRGALQSWMEALWQLFFDMSQWKQCCDEVMKIETPAPRKPPQVLAKQGSLYHEMVLSEPTAPGGPGEGLLLQDNAISAEIRALLSSYYSDR, from the exons ATGTTCTCCCGAAACCACCGGAGCCGGGTCACCGTGGCCAGGGGCTCCGCCCTGGAGATGGAGTTCAAACGCGGCCGCTTCCGACTCAGCCTCTTCAGCGACCCGCCCGAG GACACAGAGTTGCAGAGAAAGCTAGACCATGAGATTCGGATGAGGGAAGGGGCCTGCAAGCTGCTGGCGGCCTGCTCCCAGCGTGAGCAGGCTCTGGAGGCCACCAAGAGCCTGCTGGTGTGCAACAGCCGCATTCTCAACTACATGGGCGAGCTGCAGCGACGCAAGGAAGCGCAGGTGCTGGGGAAGACAGGCCGGCG GCCTTCTGACAGTGGGCCACCCGCTGAGCGCTCCCCCTGCCGCGGCCGGGTCTGCATCTCTG ACCTCCGGATTCCACTCATGTGGAAGGACACAGAATATTTCAAGAACAAAGGCG ACTTGCACCGCTGGGCTGTGTTCCTGCTGCTGCAGCTAGGGGAACACATTCAGGACACAGAGATGATCCTGGTGGATAGGACCCTCACTGACATCTCCTTTCAGAACAGTGTGCTCTT CTCTGAGGCAGGGCCAGACTTTGAACTGCGGCTGGAGCTGTATGGGGCCTGCATGGAAGAGGAGGGGGCCCTGGTTGGCGCCCCCAAGAGGCTTGCCACCAAACTCAGCAGCTCCCTGGGCCGCTCCTCAGGGAGGCGTGTCCGGGCATCGCTGGAGAGTGCTGGGGGTTCGGGGAGCAGTCCCATCCTGCTCCCCACCCCGACTGTGGG TGGTCCTCGTTACCACCTCTTGGCTCACACCACGCTCACCCTGGCAGCAGTGCAAGATGGGTTCCGCACACACGACCTCACCCTCGCCAGCCACg AAGAGAACCCCGCCTGGCTGCCCCTTTACGGTAGCGTGTGTTGCCGCCTGGTGGCTCAGCCTCTCTGCATGACTCAGCCTACCGCCACTGGTACCCTCAGGGTGCAG CAAGCTGGGGAGCTGCAGGACTGGGCGCGAGTGCATGGAGTCCTGAAAGGCACAAACCTCTTCTGTTACCGGCAACCTGAAGACTTGGATACTGGGGAAGAGCCGCTGTTTACTATTGCGATCAACAAG GAGACTCGAGTCCGGGCAGGGGACCTAGACCAGGCCGCAGGCCGGCCCTTCACTCTGAGCATCAGTAACCAGTATGGGGAGGACGAGGTGACACACACCCTTCAGACAGAGAGTCGGGGAGCCCTGCAGAGCTGGATGGAGGCTCTGTGGCAGCTTTTCTTTGATATGA GTCAGTGGAAGCAGTGCTGTGATGAAGTCATGAAAATTGAAACCCCCGCTCCCCGGAAACCACCCCAAGTCCTGGCCAAGCAGGGGTCCTTGTACCATGAGATGG TCTTATCAGAGCCCACAGCTCCAGGTGGCCCAGGTGAGGGGCTGCTCCTGCAGGATAATGCAATCTCGGCTGAGATCCGGGCTTTGCTTTCCTCCTATTACAGCGACAGGTGA
- the RTKN gene encoding rhotekin isoform X4, protein MFSRNHRSRVTVARGSALEMEFKRGRFRLSLFSDPPEDTELQRKLDHEIRMREGACKLLAACSQREQALEATKSLLVCNSRILNYMGELQRRKEAQVLGKTGRRPSDSGPPAERSPCRGRVCISDLRIPLMWKDTEYFKNKGDLHRWAVFLLLQLGEHIQDTEMILVDRTLTDISFQNSVLFGPRYHLLAHTTLTLAAVQDGFRTHDLTLASHEENPAWLPLYGSVCCRLVAQPLCMTQPTATGTLRVQQAGELQDWARVHGVLKGTNLFCYRQPEDLDTGEEPLFTIAINKETRVRAGDLDQAAGRPFTLSISNQYGEDEVTHTLQTESRGALQSWMEALWQLFFDMSQWKQCCDEVMKIETPAPRKPPQVLAKQGSLYHEMAIEPLDDIAAVTDILAQREGARLETPPPWLVMFTEQPALPSPCSPASVAPAPARTHPLPWGRPRTFSLDAVPPDHSLGASCSVAPLPQQRSPRSRGLCSKGPPRTWLQSPV, encoded by the exons ATGTTCTCCCGAAACCACCGGAGCCGGGTCACCGTGGCCAGGGGCTCCGCCCTGGAGATGGAGTTCAAACGCGGCCGCTTCCGACTCAGCCTCTTCAGCGACCCGCCCGAG GACACAGAGTTGCAGAGAAAGCTAGACCATGAGATTCGGATGAGGGAAGGGGCCTGCAAGCTGCTGGCGGCCTGCTCCCAGCGTGAGCAGGCTCTGGAGGCCACCAAGAGCCTGCTGGTGTGCAACAGCCGCATTCTCAACTACATGGGCGAGCTGCAGCGACGCAAGGAAGCGCAGGTGCTGGGGAAGACAGGCCGGCG GCCTTCTGACAGTGGGCCACCCGCTGAGCGCTCCCCCTGCCGCGGCCGGGTCTGCATCTCTG ACCTCCGGATTCCACTCATGTGGAAGGACACAGAATATTTCAAGAACAAAGGCG ACTTGCACCGCTGGGCTGTGTTCCTGCTGCTGCAGCTAGGGGAACACATTCAGGACACAGAGATGATCCTGGTGGATAGGACCCTCACTGACATCTCCTTTCAGAACAGTGTGCTCTT TGGTCCTCGTTACCACCTCTTGGCTCACACCACGCTCACCCTGGCAGCAGTGCAAGATGGGTTCCGCACACACGACCTCACCCTCGCCAGCCACg AAGAGAACCCCGCCTGGCTGCCCCTTTACGGTAGCGTGTGTTGCCGCCTGGTGGCTCAGCCTCTCTGCATGACTCAGCCTACCGCCACTGGTACCCTCAGGGTGCAG CAAGCTGGGGAGCTGCAGGACTGGGCGCGAGTGCATGGAGTCCTGAAAGGCACAAACCTCTTCTGTTACCGGCAACCTGAAGACTTGGATACTGGGGAAGAGCCGCTGTTTACTATTGCGATCAACAAG GAGACTCGAGTCCGGGCAGGGGACCTAGACCAGGCCGCAGGCCGGCCCTTCACTCTGAGCATCAGTAACCAGTATGGGGAGGACGAGGTGACACACACCCTTCAGACAGAGAGTCGGGGAGCCCTGCAGAGCTGGATGGAGGCTCTGTGGCAGCTTTTCTTTGATATGA GTCAGTGGAAGCAGTGCTGTGATGAAGTCATGAAAATTGAAACCCCCGCTCCCCGGAAACCACCCCAAGTCCTGGCCAAGCAGGGGTCCTTGTACCATGAGATGG CTATTGAGCCGCTGGATGACATCGCAGCGGTGACAGACATCCTGGCCCAGCGGGAGGGCGCGAGGCTGGAGACGCCCCCACCCTGGCTAGTGATGTTTACAGAGCAGCCTGCCCTGCCTAGTCCCTGCTcgcctgcttcagtggccccagccccagcccggacccaccccctgccctgggggCGACCCCGAACGTTCTCCCTGGACGCTGTCCCCCCAGACCACTCCCTTGGGGCTTCCTGCTCGGTGGCCCCTCTTCCCCAGCAGCGATCCCCACGGTCCAGAGGACTCTGCAGCAAAGGCCCACCCCGCACTTGGCTCCAGTCACCAGTGTGA